In Nocardioides sp. InS609-2, a single genomic region encodes these proteins:
- a CDS encoding NAD(P)/FAD-dependent oxidoreductase, with protein MADTPYWTNREAIATATLPDSLVVLGGGAIGLELAQVFTRFGTTVTIIEVADRLLAAEEPEASALIAEVLKGEHIPVVTGATVDRISHDGDGFHVNLDGSDSVAAERLLVASGRRVDLADLGIDTVGLDPGARSLTVDDRMRAGERLWAVGAVTGHDAFTHIATYQATIAVRDILGTPGPGAEPDAVPRVTFTDPEIGAVGLTEAQARERGLAVRTGLAQVPSSARGWIHKAGNDGLIKLVVDADTGLLVGATSAGPTGGEVLGALAVAVHGRVPVERLRHMIYAYPTFHRGIEDALRDLDEHAGSESG; from the coding sequence TTGGCCGACACGCCGTACTGGACCAACCGAGAAGCCATCGCGACCGCCACCCTGCCCGACTCGCTGGTGGTCCTCGGGGGCGGTGCGATCGGGCTCGAGCTTGCTCAGGTGTTCACCCGGTTCGGCACCACGGTGACCATCATCGAGGTCGCTGACCGCCTGCTGGCCGCGGAGGAGCCGGAGGCGTCCGCGCTCATCGCCGAGGTACTCAAGGGCGAGCACATTCCCGTGGTGACCGGAGCGACGGTGGACCGGATCAGCCACGACGGGGACGGATTCCACGTGAACCTGGACGGCAGCGACTCCGTCGCCGCAGAGCGGCTCCTGGTGGCCAGCGGGCGGCGAGTCGACCTCGCCGACTTGGGCATCGACACCGTCGGTCTCGACCCGGGTGCCCGGTCCCTGACGGTCGACGACCGGATGCGCGCCGGCGAGCGCCTGTGGGCCGTCGGAGCCGTCACCGGACACGACGCCTTCACCCACATCGCCACCTACCAGGCCACCATCGCCGTCCGCGACATCCTCGGGACCCCCGGCCCCGGCGCCGAGCCTGACGCCGTGCCCCGAGTGACCTTCACCGACCCCGAGATCGGCGCCGTCGGCCTCACCGAGGCCCAGGCTCGCGAACGCGGACTAGCGGTCCGAACCGGCCTGGCACAGGTGCCGTCCTCGGCACGAGGCTGGATCCACAAGGCAGGCAACGACGGCCTGATCAAGCTCGTCGTCGACGCCGACACCGGCCTGCTGGTCGGCGCCACCTCGGCCGGGCCCACCGGCGGCGAGGTCCTCGGCGCCCTTGCGGTGGCCGTTCACGGCCGAGTCCCTGTCGAGCGGCTGCGGCACATGATCTACGCCTATCCCACCTTTCACCGCGGCATCGAGGACGCCCTACGCGACCTCGACGAGCACGCCGGATCGGAATCGGGATGA
- a CDS encoding ABC transporter permease subunit produces MRRRAALRARTRRQPLRTVTPALLLLWLVVPLTPLVLWAGASRWSGTAGLPQDLGLRAWQEALDAGMIAALARSGLLGVAVALIATPLGVMAGRALGWRLLRRPALPSVVLLGPVVLAPFAVAMGLDVVILRLGIPGELAVVLVLSVFALPYTTFTMRATYLALDPALEEQARVLGASSRQARRRVTLPAATTGLVTATGLAFLVGWSDYAVTLLIGGGQIVTAPMLIGSSAAGSGNDSLTSTLAISASLPPLVALAVFTYAASRRRTAAHS; encoded by the coding sequence ATGAGGAGGCGGGCAGCGCTGCGCGCGCGTACCAGGCGCCAGCCGCTGCGCACCGTGACCCCGGCGCTGCTGTTGCTGTGGCTGGTCGTTCCGTTGACCCCGTTGGTTCTGTGGGCGGGCGCCTCACGTTGGTCGGGCACGGCGGGGCTGCCGCAGGACCTCGGGCTTCGCGCATGGCAAGAGGCGCTCGACGCGGGGATGATCGCGGCGTTGGCCCGGTCCGGTCTCCTGGGAGTCGCAGTCGCGCTGATCGCGACGCCGCTGGGTGTGATGGCGGGCCGGGCACTGGGGTGGAGGCTGCTGCGCAGACCCGCCCTGCCGTCCGTCGTGCTGCTCGGGCCGGTCGTGCTGGCACCGTTCGCTGTCGCGATGGGTCTCGATGTCGTCATCCTGCGACTGGGAATTCCGGGGGAACTGGCTGTGGTCCTCGTCCTGAGCGTGTTCGCGCTGCCCTACACCACCTTCACCATGCGGGCCACGTACCTCGCACTGGACCCTGCCCTGGAGGAGCAGGCCCGGGTCCTGGGGGCCAGTTCGCGTCAGGCTCGTCGTCGGGTGACGCTCCCGGCCGCCACCACCGGGCTGGTCACCGCCACAGGCCTGGCCTTCCTGGTCGGGTGGAGCGACTACGCCGTCACCCTGCTCATCGGTGGCGGCCAGATCGTCACCGCACCCATGCTGATCGGCTCCTCCGCAGCCGGGTCCGGCAACGACTCCCTCACCTCGACCCTGGCCATCTCCGCCAGCCTGCCGCCTCTGGTGGCCCTGGCGGTCTTCACCTACGCGGCCTCGCGCCGAAGGACGGCGGCGCACTCATGA
- a CDS encoding bifunctional alpha/beta hydrolase/OsmC family protein has product MRSEKVTFPGSGGTQLAGRLDLPDARPQAFALFAHCFTCSKDVLAASRIAQALTGHGIAVLRFDFTGLGGSDGDFANTNFTSNVADLVNAADYLRNTHTPPTILVGHSLGGAAVLAAAEDIPEARAVATIGAPAGTEHLMHLLGESRHEIEESGEAEICLAARPFRIRKQFLEDISNQPQVDRIRRLGAALLVMHSPSDETVGIDNARIIFDTARHPKSFVSLDGADHLLMRVADARFAASMLASWASRYLDEGAVPSPESTDSSAKAEIEQGVVVVSENGRGPYGQRITAGRHQLSADEPTPVGHDTGPTPYDLLLAGLGACTSMTLRMYATRKQWPLESVTVTLRHARIHAKDCEDCATDSGQLDRIDRVIQLSGALDAEQRRRLLEIADRCPVHRTLHSEVNVRTTLASDDTLPVVAEVPTPGASA; this is encoded by the coding sequence ATGCGCAGTGAGAAGGTCACCTTTCCGGGCTCAGGCGGCACCCAACTGGCGGGGCGGCTGGACCTGCCGGATGCTCGACCGCAGGCGTTCGCGCTCTTTGCGCACTGCTTCACGTGCAGCAAGGACGTGCTTGCCGCGTCGAGGATCGCGCAAGCGCTGACCGGGCACGGCATCGCGGTGCTCCGCTTCGACTTCACCGGTCTCGGCGGGTCCGACGGCGACTTCGCCAACACCAACTTCACGTCCAACGTCGCCGACCTGGTCAACGCGGCGGACTACCTGCGCAACACCCACACGCCCCCCACGATCCTGGTCGGGCACTCCCTCGGCGGCGCCGCCGTCCTCGCAGCCGCCGAAGACATTCCCGAGGCCCGCGCCGTCGCCACCATCGGTGCACCCGCCGGCACCGAGCACCTGATGCACCTACTCGGTGAGAGTCGCCACGAGATCGAGGAATCCGGCGAGGCCGAGATCTGCCTGGCCGCTCGCCCCTTCCGGATCCGCAAGCAGTTCCTCGAGGACATCTCCAACCAACCCCAGGTGGATCGGATCCGCCGGCTGGGCGCCGCGCTGCTGGTGATGCACTCGCCCTCCGACGAGACGGTGGGCATCGACAACGCCCGCATCATCTTCGACACGGCCCGCCACCCCAAGTCGTTCGTCTCCCTCGACGGCGCCGACCACCTGCTCATGCGGGTCGCCGACGCCCGCTTCGCTGCCTCGATGCTGGCGTCCTGGGCGAGCAGATATCTCGACGAGGGCGCCGTGCCGTCCCCCGAGTCAACGGACTCCTCCGCCAAGGCCGAGATCGAGCAGGGGGTGGTCGTCGTGTCCGAGAACGGTCGCGGCCCGTACGGCCAACGCATCACGGCCGGCCGACACCAGCTGAGCGCCGACGAACCAACTCCGGTCGGCCACGACACCGGCCCCACGCCGTACGACCTGCTGCTCGCCGGACTCGGCGCCTGCACCTCGATGACCCTGCGCATGTACGCGACCCGCAAGCAGTGGCCCCTGGAGAGCGTCACCGTCACATTGCGCCACGCCCGGATCCACGCCAAAGACTGCGAGGACTGCGCGACCGACTCCGGCCAGCTCGACCGCATCGATCGGGTGATCCAGCTGAGTGGGGCCCTGGACGCCGAACAGCGCCGGCGACTTCTCGAGATCGCGGACCGATGCCCCGTGCACCGGACCCTGCACTCCGAGGTCAACGTGCGCACCACCCTGGCGTCGGACGACACGCTCCCGGTCGTAGCCGAAGTCCCGACGCCTGGGGCGTCGGCATGA
- a CDS encoding DsrE family protein produces the protein MNGLVINLTHSVDDVDRTSVAIVVAGASVASSQKTTVFLSSEGTRLAAKGVAETLHEEGFAPMSELVDSYIEAGGTFLVCSPCAKKRGIGEDDLIEGASIVGGATLVALLADGASSLSF, from the coding sequence ATGAACGGGCTTGTCATCAACCTCACCCACTCCGTCGACGACGTCGACCGCACCAGCGTCGCGATCGTCGTCGCGGGCGCCTCCGTCGCGTCCTCCCAGAAGACGACGGTCTTCCTGTCGTCCGAGGGCACCCGGCTGGCAGCCAAGGGGGTGGCCGAGACACTGCACGAGGAAGGCTTCGCGCCCATGTCGGAGCTGGTCGACAGCTACATCGAGGCCGGCGGGACCTTCCTGGTCTGCAGCCCGTGTGCCAAGAAGCGCGGAATCGGCGAGGACGACCTCATCGAGGGCGCCTCCATCGTGGGCGGAGCCACCCTCGTGGCGTTGCTGGCCGACGGCGCCTCGTCGCTCTCCTTCTGA
- a CDS encoding Crp/Fnr family transcriptional regulator, translating to MSEVDIFADLNDREMATIAAAAPMRQFTPGELLYSPPQPMETLFILKQGRVRIFRVSPDGRALTTAILTPGTIFGEMLLLGQQMHDNFAEALDKVTVCVMTRSDVQRFLLSDARIAARISEILGNRVSQLERRLSDTVFKSVPQRVATTLCLLADQEPRRLLGRGIQIHLTHEQVAALAGTSRETTTKILNEYAVQGLIQLGRGRVTVLDLLRLTKETGES from the coding sequence ATGTCCGAGGTCGACATCTTCGCCGACCTCAACGACCGGGAGATGGCGACCATCGCCGCGGCCGCACCGATGCGACAGTTCACCCCTGGCGAGCTGCTCTACTCCCCACCCCAGCCCATGGAGACGCTGTTCATCCTCAAGCAGGGGAGAGTCCGCATCTTCCGCGTTTCCCCCGACGGGCGCGCCCTCACCACGGCGATCCTCACGCCCGGGACCATCTTCGGCGAGATGCTCCTACTCGGGCAGCAGATGCACGACAACTTCGCCGAGGCTCTCGACAAGGTCACGGTCTGCGTCATGACCAGGTCCGACGTACAACGCTTCCTGCTCTCCGACGCACGGATCGCCGCACGCATTTCCGAGATCCTCGGCAACCGGGTCTCCCAACTCGAACGCAGGCTCTCCGACACCGTCTTCAAGAGCGTCCCACAGCGCGTCGCCACCACGCTGTGCCTGCTCGCCGACCAAGAGCCTCGCCGCCTCTTGGGACGGGGGATCCAGATCCACCTCACCCACGAACAGGTAGCCGCACTGGCTGGCACCTCGCGCGAGACCACCACGAAGATCCTCAACGAGTACGCCGTTCAGGGACTGATCCAGCTGGGCCGTGGGCGGGTCACCGTCCTGGACCTGCTCCGGCTGACGAAGGAGACGGGCGAGTCGTGA
- a CDS encoding IS1380 family transposase, with protein MQLCHTPRATSAVFDDPNLVSSAGLVPVLALARSAGLQELAQAHLTVPTDKGANAGLKVSSLVAGMVAGADSIDDMALLRHGGMGRVFTNAYAPSTLGSFLRTFSFGHVRQLDAVASRFLAGLAEQAPLIVTSPDTSERVMIDIDDTIVEVHGHAKQGSGYGYSGVRGLNALLAVVSTSQSAPVIVAHRLRKGSCGSPRGAKRLVADALKTTSKLPAKSDLRPMLRADSAFYGAEVVNAALRGGADISVTVRMDPKVKAAIATIGDDAWTTIEYTDAVFDEPTNTWVSRAEVAEIPFTAFTSKKKADQVTGRLVVRRIPDLNTSAKNGQETLFDTWRFHAFFTTTDPAVAGTVAADKTHRGHAIIEQVHSDLKGSALAHLPSGKFAANAAWLVLAVIAFNLTRAAATITGPGLAKATTATIRRKLIAVPARVASSARRVTLHLPTGWPCETAWSELFNRACGPTPAPTT; from the coding sequence ATGCAACTTTGCCACACGCCCCGTGCCACGTCGGCAGTGTTCGATGATCCCAATCTCGTGTCGTCGGCCGGGCTGGTCCCGGTCCTCGCGCTGGCCCGATCCGCGGGACTCCAGGAACTGGCCCAAGCCCACCTCACTGTGCCGACCGACAAGGGCGCGAACGCGGGGTTGAAGGTGTCCTCGCTGGTCGCCGGGATGGTCGCCGGCGCGGACAGCATCGATGACATGGCGCTGCTCCGTCACGGCGGGATGGGCCGGGTGTTCACGAACGCCTACGCGCCCTCGACGCTGGGTTCGTTCCTGCGCACGTTCAGCTTCGGCCACGTCCGCCAGCTCGACGCTGTCGCCTCGAGGTTCTTGGCCGGGCTGGCCGAGCAGGCACCGCTGATCGTGACCTCACCTGACACCAGCGAGCGGGTGATGATCGACATCGACGACACCATCGTCGAGGTCCACGGGCACGCCAAGCAGGGCTCTGGCTACGGCTACTCCGGCGTGCGTGGGCTCAACGCGCTGCTCGCTGTCGTGTCCACGAGCCAGTCCGCGCCGGTGATCGTGGCCCACCGGCTCCGGAAGGGATCATGTGGTTCACCGCGGGGCGCGAAACGCCTGGTCGCCGACGCGTTGAAGACCACCAGCAAACTGCCCGCCAAGTCCGATCTGCGCCCGATGCTGCGAGCCGACTCCGCGTTCTACGGCGCCGAGGTGGTCAACGCGGCGTTGCGCGGTGGCGCCGACATCTCGGTCACCGTGCGAATGGATCCCAAGGTCAAGGCGGCGATCGCCACCATCGGTGACGATGCCTGGACCACCATCGAGTACACCGACGCCGTCTTCGATGAACCCACCAACACGTGGGTCTCCCGCGCCGAGGTCGCCGAGATTCCGTTCACCGCGTTCACTTCCAAGAAGAAAGCCGACCAAGTCACCGGACGGCTCGTGGTCCGCCGGATCCCCGACCTCAACACGTCCGCCAAGAATGGTCAGGAGACGTTGTTCGACACCTGGCGCTTCCACGCCTTCTTCACCACCACAGACCCGGCCGTGGCCGGCACGGTGGCCGCGGACAAGACCCACCGCGGCCACGCGATCATCGAACAGGTCCACTCCGACCTCAAGGGCTCCGCCCTCGCGCATCTGCCATCGGGAAAGTTCGCAGCGAACGCCGCCTGGCTCGTGCTGGCCGTCATAGCGTTCAACCTGACCAGAGCAGCCGCGACCATCACCGGCCCGGGACTCGCCAAAGCCACCACCGCGACCATCCGCCGCAAGCTGATCGCCGTGCCCGCCCGGGTCGCGTCCTCGGCACGAAGAGTGACGCTGCACCTCCCGACCGGATGGCCCTGTGAGACAGCCTGGAGCGAACTGTTCAACCGGGCCTGCGGACCAACACCGGCACCGACGACCTGA
- a CDS encoding ABC transporter ATP-binding protein has protein sequence MTAALKLLAITHRHPGAEQPTLAEVDLEIQDGEMVAVLGPSGSGKTTLLRVAAGLEPAEAGDVLLDGMSVMGVPPERRDLTVMFQKPHLFPHLSVLDNVAFADRLRGQSRSQSRAAAQRYLDLVHLGDLAKRRPRQLSGGQEQRVALARALAASRRVMLLDEPFSALDTGLRTSMHQLLGEVRAALDPTIVMVTHDLDEAGLADRVAVLVEGHIEQFDTIQALYTAPKTLAVARLVGGFNELPGTVESGVHHSRLGAFAVPPAAQVAGGAILLARKERLALVPPETTAALTGRVVQVLQSGPHRDVVVELDQARGDGRARVEVEARLGTTLRPGDRTGVLLPGSGELWVIPEPGVSATPPPLALVGDPAPRDHSTVTDASVATRSTKG, from the coding sequence ATGACCGCGGCTCTGAAACTGCTTGCGATCACCCACCGCCACCCCGGTGCCGAGCAACCGACGCTTGCCGAGGTCGACCTCGAGATCCAAGACGGCGAGATGGTCGCCGTGCTCGGGCCCTCCGGATCAGGCAAGACCACCCTGCTCAGGGTCGCGGCCGGCTTGGAGCCGGCGGAGGCGGGCGACGTGCTGCTCGACGGGATGAGCGTCATGGGCGTTCCACCGGAGCGGCGCGACCTGACGGTCATGTTTCAGAAACCTCACCTCTTCCCGCACCTGAGCGTGCTGGACAACGTCGCCTTCGCGGACCGGTTGCGCGGCCAGAGCCGCTCGCAGAGCCGTGCTGCCGCGCAGCGGTACCTCGACCTGGTCCACCTGGGGGACCTCGCCAAGCGCAGGCCACGGCAGCTCTCCGGTGGCCAGGAGCAGCGCGTTGCCCTGGCCCGGGCTCTTGCCGCCAGCCGCCGGGTGATGCTCCTCGACGAGCCGTTCAGCGCCCTCGACACTGGCTTGCGGACCTCGATGCACCAGTTGTTGGGTGAGGTTCGCGCTGCGCTCGATCCCACGATCGTGATGGTGACGCACGACCTCGACGAGGCAGGGCTGGCCGACCGGGTCGCGGTCCTGGTCGAAGGACACATCGAGCAGTTCGACACCATCCAGGCGCTCTACACGGCTCCGAAGACGTTGGCGGTCGCCCGGCTCGTGGGCGGGTTCAACGAGCTGCCCGGAACCGTCGAGTCCGGTGTCCACCACTCACGCCTGGGCGCGTTCGCAGTTCCGCCCGCGGCGCAGGTAGCGGGAGGTGCCATCCTCCTGGCTCGCAAGGAACGCCTTGCCCTCGTCCCTCCCGAGACGACTGCTGCGCTGACGGGCCGGGTCGTGCAGGTACTCCAGTCCGGGCCGCACCGGGACGTGGTCGTAGAGCTCGACCAGGCCCGTGGCGATGGCCGCGCGAGGGTGGAGGTCGAAGCCCGCCTCGGCACCACGCTACGGCCGGGCGACCGTACCGGCGTGCTCCTCCCGGGATCGGGCGAGCTGTGGGTCATCCCTGAACCTGGCGTGAGCGCCACACCTCCGCCGCTGGCGCTGGTCGGCGATCCAGCTCCACGCGACCATTCGACCGTGACTGATGCGAGCGTGGCCACGCGTTCGACGAAGGGGTGA
- a CDS encoding radical SAM protein: MPELTASPSPGAPTVPVALEYDGGDMDCGSGLLLAITSRMRRIDQGEVLLLHTRERSVLADLPAWARLAGHDLIAVVDDAADTAPGPWRLWIKRGRTVTGAPDRSAAADVEYSSGAPAPVGTRLWLYSNFHCNLACTYCCAASSPRAEPRLMSVETAASAAEQFAQQGGRELLVTGGEPFLHPDLGELVARTAEHVPVTLLTNAMVYARGRRREALESFDRDRVTLQISLDSAGPELHDRQRGAGSHRRALEGIQLARELGFRVRVATTYLPEDAPAAGDLHGTLADLGIAEEDRLIRPVAQEGYAEAGVEITLDSVEPEPTLTADGAWWHPVGVTNRHLRVADAPLPLAHVLDVVRDVVAVQAAAGSQGRSVFRCT, from the coding sequence ATGCCGGAGCTCACCGCATCCCCGTCCCCGGGCGCTCCCACCGTGCCGGTCGCGCTGGAGTACGACGGCGGCGACATGGACTGCGGGAGCGGTCTGCTGCTCGCCATCACCTCGCGCATGCGACGCATCGACCAGGGCGAGGTGCTGCTCCTGCACACCCGGGAGCGCTCCGTGCTCGCCGACCTGCCCGCGTGGGCCCGCCTGGCTGGCCACGACCTGATCGCGGTCGTCGACGACGCAGCCGACACGGCACCTGGTCCCTGGCGGCTCTGGATCAAGCGAGGCCGCACGGTCACCGGAGCGCCCGACCGCTCCGCCGCCGCAGACGTCGAGTACTCCTCCGGAGCGCCCGCACCCGTGGGCACCCGCCTGTGGCTGTACTCCAACTTCCACTGCAACCTGGCCTGCACCTACTGCTGCGCAGCGTCCTCACCGCGTGCCGAGCCTCGCCTGATGTCGGTCGAGACCGCGGCGAGCGCTGCTGAGCAGTTCGCCCAGCAGGGCGGCCGGGAGCTGCTCGTCACCGGCGGTGAACCCTTCCTCCATCCCGACCTGGGCGAGCTCGTGGCCCGGACCGCGGAGCACGTGCCGGTCACCCTGCTGACCAATGCGATGGTCTACGCACGGGGTCGGCGCCGCGAGGCCCTAGAGTCCTTCGACCGCGACCGGGTGACGCTCCAGATCAGCCTGGACTCCGCAGGCCCGGAGCTGCACGACCGGCAGCGTGGCGCCGGGTCGCACCGCCGCGCCCTGGAGGGCATCCAGCTGGCCAGGGAGCTCGGCTTCCGGGTCCGGGTGGCGACGACTTACCTGCCCGAGGACGCCCCCGCTGCCGGAGATCTCCACGGCACCTTGGCCGACCTCGGGATCGCGGAGGAGGACCGCCTGATCCGACCGGTCGCCCAAGAGGGCTACGCCGAGGCCGGTGTCGAGATCACCCTGGACTCTGTCGAACCCGAGCCCACCCTGACCGCGGACGGCGCCTGGTGGCACCCCGTCGGTGTCACCAACCGGCACCTGCGGGTGGCCGACGCACCCCTGCCGCTCGCGCACGTCCTCGACGTCGTCCGAGACGTCGTGGCCGTCCAGGCCGCCGCCGGCTCTCAGGGACGTTCGGTCTTCCGCTGCACCTGA